The following are encoded in a window of Salmo trutta chromosome 9, fSalTru1.1, whole genome shotgun sequence genomic DNA:
- the LOC115200496 gene encoding calcineurin B homologous protein 3 produces the protein MGASQSAGTEHEFQDLADRTGFSLEQIGNISKRFRQLSNNQETLSREDLASIPALDNNPIRAQIINAFFDKRNLHQNETGTVQEIGFEEFLMVMTHFRPAAMGLTEEERENLRREKLRFLFNMHDTDSDGTINLEEYRRVVEELLSKAGTIGQETAKAIADAAMLEVASTTRGKMEPDEFYEGITFENFLQILNTFDIETRMHVRFLNMDTANLRCGKSK, from the exons ATGGGAGCCTCACAGTCTGCGGGCACTGAACATGAGTTCCAAGACCTGGCTGATCGAACTGGAT TTTCCCTGGAGCAGATTGGCAACATCAGCAAGAGATTCCGACAGCTGAGTAACAATCAGGAGACACTAAG TCGAGAGGatttggccagcatccctgctcTAGATAACAATCCAATCCGGGCTCAAATTATTAATGCATTCTTTGATAAAAG AAACCTCCATCAGAATGAGACGGGTACAGTCCAGGAGATTGGCTTTGAGGAGTTCCTTATGGTGATGACTCACTTCCGCCCAGCAGCCATGGGcctaacagaggaggagagggagaacctGAGGAGGGAGAAACTAAGAT TTCTATTCAACATGCATGACACAGACAGCGACGGCACCATCAACCTGGAGGAGTACAGACGG GTGGTGGAGGAGCTCCTATCTAAGGCTGGCACTATCGGGCAGGAGACCGCCAAGGCCATCGCAGACGCTGCCATGCTGGAAGTGGCAAGCACTACAAGGGGCAAAATG GAACCTGATGAATTCTATGAAGGAATCACTTTTGAAAATTTTCTACAG ATTCTAAACACCTTCGATATTGAGACGAGGATGCATGTTCGCTTCTTAAACATGGACACTGCAAACTTGCGATGTGGAAAATCGAAATGA